The following coding sequences lie in one Phalacrocorax carbo chromosome 3, bPhaCar2.1, whole genome shotgun sequence genomic window:
- the SF3B5 gene encoding splicing factor 3B subunit 5 has product MTDRYTIHSQLEHLQSKYIGTGHADTTKWEWLVNQHRDSYCSYMGHFDLLNYFAIAENESKARVRFNLMEKMLQPCGPPADKPDES; this is encoded by the coding sequence ATGACGGACCGGTACACCATCCACAGCCAGCTGGAGCACCTCCAGTCCAAGTACATCGGGACGGGCCACGCCGACACCACCAAGTGGGAGTGGCTGGTGAACCAGCACCGGGACTCGTACTGCTCCTACATGGGCCACTTCGACCTGCTCAACTACTTCGCCATCGCCGAGAACGAGAGCAAGGCGCGCGTCCGCTTCAACCTGATGGAGAAGATGCTGCAGCCCTGCGGGCCGCCCGCCGACAAGCCCGACGAGTCGTAG